From Phenylobacterium montanum, the proteins below share one genomic window:
- a CDS encoding Glu/Leu/Phe/Val family dehydrogenase, whose protein sequence is MPLFQSPAFEGHEGVHAFFDEASGLKAIIAVHSTVRGPAAGGVRMWAYENDQAALDDALRLSRAMSYKNAVADLELGGGKSVIIGDSRTQKTPALFEAFGEAVEQLGGRYWAAEDVGVSPADLAHTRRRTRYVAGLEGHDAASGDPSPVTAEGVFRGLQLCVRRALGRELDGVRVAIQGVGNVGGALADKLAAAGAVLTITDANMTHAEQVADRTGAELVAPGAIFDTDCDVFAPCALGGAISIETLARIRARIIAGGANNQLASAEAGQALYEKGLIYAPDYVINGGGIINVAAEIRALELGEAFDRAWVDAKLARLTETLGEILQRSIDEHRPTHLIANQVAKARLTRAGAKAAA, encoded by the coding sequence ATGCCCCTGTTCCAGTCCCCGGCCTTCGAGGGCCACGAAGGGGTCCACGCCTTCTTCGACGAAGCTTCCGGGCTGAAGGCGATCATCGCCGTGCACTCCACGGTCCGCGGGCCCGCCGCCGGGGGCGTGCGCATGTGGGCCTACGAGAACGACCAGGCGGCCCTGGACGACGCCCTGCGCCTGTCGCGGGCCATGTCCTACAAGAACGCGGTGGCCGACCTGGAGCTCGGCGGCGGAAAGTCGGTGATCATCGGCGATTCCCGCACCCAGAAGACCCCAGCCCTGTTCGAGGCCTTCGGCGAGGCGGTGGAGCAGCTGGGCGGCCGCTACTGGGCGGCGGAGGACGTGGGGGTCTCGCCCGCCGACCTGGCCCACACCCGCCGCCGCACCCGCTACGTGGCGGGGCTGGAGGGACACGACGCGGCCTCGGGCGATCCCAGCCCGGTCACCGCCGAGGGCGTGTTCCGCGGCCTGCAGCTGTGCGTGCGCCGCGCCCTGGGCCGCGAGCTCGACGGGGTGCGGGTGGCCATACAGGGTGTCGGCAATGTCGGCGGCGCCCTGGCCGACAAGCTGGCCGCTGCCGGCGCGGTCCTGACCATCACCGACGCCAACATGACCCATGCCGAACAGGTGGCCGACCGCACCGGAGCTGAGCTGGTCGCGCCCGGCGCCATCTTCGACACGGATTGCGACGTCTTCGCCCCCTGCGCCCTCGGCGGCGCCATCTCGATCGAGACCCTGGCCCGCATCCGCGCCCGCATCATCGCCGGCGGCGCCAACAACCAGCTGGCCAGCGCCGAGGCCGGCCAGGCCCTCTACGAAAAGGGCCTGATCTACGCCCCCGACTATGTGATCAACGGCGGCGGGATCATCAATGTGGCGGCGGAGATCCGCGCGCTGGAGCTGGGCGAAGCCTTCGACCGCGCCTGGGTCGACGCCAAGCTCGCCCGCCTGACCGAGACCCTGGGCGAGATTCTGCAGCGCTCGATCGACGAACACCGCCCGACCCACCTGATCGCGAACCAGGTCGCCAAGGCCCGGCTGACCCGCGCCGGAGCCAAGGCGGCGGCCTGA
- a CDS encoding alpha/beta fold hydrolase, giving the protein MIRAVLTAAVLMLLAACAPVTQLAGKPDVTFQGPRLEEHAFVSFDGARLGLSEWDPATGEPWAVVIGLHGMNDYANAFHLAGEQWAQDGITTIAYDQRGFGRSPARGVWGGQDLMAEDLRTITALARQRYPHAIIAVAGESMGAAVAIDAFSSDRPPAADRLVLVSPAVWGWSSQPWPNSAALWLTAHIDGPLVMNPPRFLENHILASDNIDELRHMGRDPLMIWGARTDTLYGLVDLMQTAWEKAGQTSIPALYLAGKHDQIIPLHSHFEAARKLRPDDRSALYPNGWHLLLVDKQAGVVWRDIEGYIRDPAARLASHTPPIPGAPTPAEKPTVQATR; this is encoded by the coding sequence ATGATCCGAGCTGTCCTGACCGCCGCCGTCCTTATGCTGCTGGCCGCCTGCGCGCCGGTGACCCAGCTGGCCGGCAAGCCCGATGTCACTTTCCAGGGGCCGCGGCTGGAGGAGCACGCCTTCGTCAGCTTCGACGGCGCCCGGCTCGGCCTCAGCGAATGGGACCCTGCCACCGGCGAGCCCTGGGCGGTGGTGATCGGCCTGCACGGCATGAACGACTATGCCAACGCCTTCCACTTGGCCGGCGAACAATGGGCCCAGGACGGGATCACGACCATCGCCTATGACCAGCGCGGCTTCGGCCGCTCGCCGGCGCGAGGCGTCTGGGGCGGCCAGGACCTGATGGCCGAGGACCTGCGCACGATCACCGCCCTGGCCCGCCAGCGCTATCCGCACGCGATCATCGCCGTGGCTGGGGAGAGCATGGGCGCGGCTGTGGCCATCGACGCCTTCTCCTCCGACCGGCCGCCGGCCGCGGACCGGCTGGTCCTGGTCTCGCCAGCCGTGTGGGGCTGGTCCAGCCAGCCCTGGCCCAACAGCGCGGCCCTGTGGCTGACCGCCCACATCGACGGCCCACTGGTGATGAACCCGCCGCGGTTCCTGGAAAACCACATTCTCGCTAGCGACAATATCGACGAGCTGCGCCACATGGGCCGCGATCCCCTGATGATCTGGGGCGCGCGCACCGACACTCTGTATGGCCTGGTCGACCTGATGCAGACCGCCTGGGAGAAGGCCGGGCAGACAAGTATTCCGGCCCTCTACCTCGCCGGAAAGCACGACCAGATCATACCCCTGCATTCCCACTTCGAGGCGGCCCGCAAACTGCGGCCGGACGACCGCTCGGCCCTCTATCCCAACGGCTGGCACCTGCTGTTGGTCGACAAGCAGGCGGGGGTGGTCTGGCGCGACATCGAAGGCTATATCCGCGACCCCGCGGCGCGCTTGGCGTCGCACACACCGCCCATTCCCGGCGCGCCGACGCCGGCCGAGAAGCCGACCGTCCAGGCCACCCGCTAG
- a CDS encoding DUF1810 domain-containing protein, with protein sequence MTGADPFDLQRFVEAQDGVIDRVREELRRGRKASHWMWFIFPQIAGLGFSPMAQRYAITGRAEALAYLAHPVLGPRLRELTAIVTAAPEKTAHEIFGSPDDMKFRSCLTLFAAVAPEQPVFGEALRRFYDGEVDPATLERLGRP encoded by the coding sequence ATGACCGGCGCCGATCCGTTCGACCTGCAGCGCTTCGTCGAGGCCCAGGACGGCGTGATCGACCGGGTGCGCGAGGAGCTGAGGCGCGGGCGCAAGGCCAGCCATTGGATGTGGTTCATCTTTCCCCAGATCGCCGGACTGGGCTTCAGCCCCATGGCCCAGCGCTATGCCATCACCGGCCGCGCCGAGGCGCTGGCCTATCTGGCCCACCCGGTCCTGGGGCCGCGGCTGCGCGAGCTGACGGCGATCGTGACGGCGGCGCCGGAGAAGACCGCCCACGAGATCTTCGGCTCGCCCGACGACATGAAGTTCCGCTCCTGCCTGACCCTGTTCGCCGCGGTCGCGCCCGAGCAGCCGGTGTTCGGCGAGGCGCTGCGGCGCTTCTATGACGGCGAGGTTGATCCGGCGACGCTGGAGCGGCTGGGTCGGCCTTAG
- a CDS encoding uracil-DNA glycosylase family protein, with amino-acid sequence MSLDAVLAEIRACRACAEELPYEPRPVVRVSADTRILICGQAPGRRVHESGLPFDDPSGDRLRAWMGVDRGTFYGHPAIGVAAMAFCYPGTAPKGGDYPPPPRCAALWRQRLLAELPQVKLTLLVGSYAQAWALGKRAGANMTETVAAWRSLLPDLMPLPHPSWRNTAWLKKNPWFEDEAAPYLRTRIVSMLAA; translated from the coding sequence ATGTCCCTGGACGCCGTCCTTGCCGAGATCAGAGCCTGCCGGGCCTGTGCGGAGGAGTTGCCGTACGAGCCGCGGCCGGTGGTGCGGGTCAGCGCCGACACGCGCATCCTGATCTGCGGCCAGGCGCCGGGGCGGCGGGTGCACGAGAGCGGCCTGCCGTTCGACGATCCCTCCGGCGATCGGCTGCGCGCCTGGATGGGCGTCGATCGCGGGACCTTCTACGGTCACCCGGCGATAGGCGTCGCGGCGATGGCCTTCTGCTATCCCGGCACGGCGCCCAAGGGCGGGGACTATCCCCCGCCGCCGCGCTGCGCCGCGCTTTGGCGACAGCGGCTGCTGGCTGAACTGCCGCAGGTGAAGCTGACCCTGCTGGTCGGCTCCTACGCCCAGGCCTGGGCGCTCGGAAAGCGGGCCGGCGCCAACATGACCGAGACGGTGGCCGCCTGGCGGTCGCTCCTGCCCGACCTGATGCCCCTGCCGCACCCCTCCTGGCGCAACACCGCCTGGCTGAAGAAGAATCCCTGGTTCGAAGACGAAGCGGCGCCATATTTGCGCACGCGCATAGTCTCCATGTTGGCCGCATGA
- a CDS encoding acyl-CoA dehydrogenase family protein, producing MALDLETRNQLIEGVRRFVAERLRPIEAQVAENDAVPDEVVAEMRDLGLFGLSIPEEYGGLGLSMEEECLVCFELGRTSPAFRSTFGTNVGIGSQGLVMFGSDEQKSKWLPSIASGETVTSFALTEPEAGSDSAAVQTRARRDGDHYVLDGSKRYITNANKAGLFTVMARTDPDKKGAPGVSAFLVPRDLPGLSVGKPEKKMGQQGAHICDVIFEGVRVPVENRLGPEGEGFKIAMQVLDRGRLHIASICVGVAERLIADSVAYAAERKQFGQALASFQMVQAMIADSKTEALAAKALVLDSARKRDAGDSVTLEAASSKLFASEMVGRVADRAVQIFGGAGYVADYGIERLYRDVRIFRIYEGASEIQKLVIARETMKRGG from the coding sequence ATGGCTCTCGATCTCGAAACCCGCAATCAGCTGATCGAGGGCGTGCGCCGTTTCGTCGCCGAGCGCCTGCGGCCGATCGAGGCCCAGGTGGCCGAGAACGACGCCGTGCCGGACGAGGTGGTCGCCGAGATGCGCGATCTGGGGCTGTTCGGCCTGTCGATCCCCGAGGAATACGGCGGCCTGGGCCTTTCGATGGAGGAGGAGTGCCTGGTCTGTTTCGAGCTCGGCCGCACCTCGCCGGCCTTCCGCTCGACCTTCGGCACCAATGTCGGCATCGGCAGCCAGGGCCTGGTCATGTTTGGTTCCGACGAGCAGAAGTCGAAGTGGCTGCCGAGCATCGCCTCGGGCGAGACGGTCACATCCTTCGCCCTGACGGAGCCCGAGGCCGGCTCTGATTCGGCCGCCGTGCAGACGCGCGCCCGGCGTGACGGCGACCACTACGTGCTGGACGGCTCCAAGCGCTACATCACCAACGCCAACAAGGCCGGCCTCTTTACCGTCATGGCCCGCACCGACCCGGACAAGAAGGGCGCGCCGGGGGTTTCCGCCTTCCTGGTCCCGCGCGACCTGCCGGGGCTTTCGGTCGGCAAGCCGGAAAAGAAGATGGGCCAGCAAGGCGCCCACATCTGTGACGTGATCTTCGAGGGCGTGCGGGTCCCGGTCGAGAACCGGCTTGGGCCTGAGGGCGAGGGCTTCAAGATCGCCATGCAGGTCCTGGACCGCGGTCGCCTGCACATCGCCAGCATCTGCGTCGGGGTCGCCGAGCGCCTCATCGCCGACTCGGTGGCCTACGCCGCCGAGCGCAAGCAGTTCGGCCAGGCCCTGGCCAGTTTCCAGATGGTCCAGGCGATGATCGCCGACAGCAAGACCGAGGCCCTGGCGGCCAAGGCCTTGGTGCTGGACAGCGCCAGAAAGCGCGACGCCGGCGACAGCGTCACCCTGGAGGCGGCCTCCTCCAAGCTGTTCGCTTCGGAAATGGTCGGCCGCGTCGCCGACCGGGCGGTGCAGATCTTCGGCGGCGCCGGCTATGTCGCAGACTACGGCATCGAGCGGCTCTATCGCGACGTGCGCATCTTCCGCATCTACGAAGGCGCCAGCGAGATCCAGAAGCTGGTCATCGCCCGCGAGACGATGAAGCGGGGCGGGTGA
- a CDS encoding class I SAM-dependent methyltransferase, producing MENQPIGRACFVCGSAAGVRMFDQAIEVCGLGPVRYGLRCCDGCGLVLQDPAVSPQTMARQYAMFSNYLAFGDGDPPLSSTAARMLDCVARADLKPGRVYDVGAAAGFMLWHLRAQGWKVGGCDPSPAAVAQAKARFGVELDTGTGEITLKDHAGLDLVTMSHVLEHIYDPAAALGVVRAALAEGGHLLIEVPCLTAPEINPPGLFMMEHLNYFEAGSLKNLLSGAGFEIVDSEVTLDFFPFPVITVLARKASATGGAGLVNGFADNLRFLETYAGVDAERWRSVDARLRSALAEGEEVYVWGAGIHTSTLLTRTSLETWANILAITDRDSQKHGHRLGHHPVVEPDAALQSGRKIVISSYVSEKAIAASLGGQGVAPDRNVRLYT from the coding sequence ATGGAAAACCAACCGATCGGCCGGGCCTGCTTCGTCTGCGGTTCGGCCGCGGGCGTGCGGATGTTCGACCAGGCGATCGAGGTCTGCGGCCTCGGGCCCGTCCGCTATGGCCTGCGCTGCTGCGATGGTTGCGGGCTGGTGCTGCAGGATCCGGCGGTGTCGCCGCAGACCATGGCGCGGCAATACGCCATGTTCTCGAACTACCTGGCGTTCGGCGACGGCGATCCGCCGCTGTCGTCGACCGCCGCCCGGATGCTCGACTGCGTCGCGCGCGCCGACCTGAAGCCGGGGCGGGTCTACGACGTCGGGGCCGCGGCCGGCTTCATGCTCTGGCACTTAAGGGCCCAGGGGTGGAAGGTCGGCGGGTGCGATCCGTCGCCGGCCGCCGTCGCCCAGGCCAAGGCCCGCTTCGGCGTGGAGCTCGACACCGGAACCGGTGAAATCACCCTCAAGGACCACGCCGGCCTCGATCTCGTCACCATGAGCCATGTGCTCGAACACATCTACGATCCGGCGGCGGCCCTCGGCGTCGTCCGGGCGGCCCTGGCCGAGGGCGGTCATCTGCTGATCGAAGTGCCGTGCCTGACGGCGCCCGAGATCAACCCGCCCGGGCTGTTCATGATGGAGCACCTCAACTACTTCGAGGCCGGCTCGCTGAAAAACCTGCTCTCCGGCGCCGGGTTCGAGATCGTGGACAGTGAAGTCACGCTGGATTTCTTCCCCTTCCCGGTCATCACCGTCCTGGCGCGAAAGGCCAGCGCCACCGGCGGAGCCGGCCTGGTCAACGGGTTCGCCGACAACCTGCGCTTCCTGGAGACCTATGCCGGCGTCGACGCCGAACGATGGCGCTCGGTCGACGCCCGCCTGCGGTCGGCGCTGGCGGAGGGGGAAGAGGTCTATGTCTGGGGCGCAGGCATCCATACCTCGACGCTGCTGACACGGACCTCGCTGGAGACTTGGGCCAATATCCTGGCGATTACCGACCGCGACAGCCAGAAGCATGGCCATAGGCTCGGCCATCATCCTGTCGTCGAACCGGACGCTGCGCTGCAGAGCGGGCGCAAGATCGTGATCTCGTCCTATGTTTCGGAAAAGGCGATCGCAGCGAGCCTTGGGGGCCAGGGCGTGGCGCCGGACCGCAACGTCCGCCTCTACACTTGA
- a CDS encoding PaaI family thioesterase produces the protein MADGEDLFPDRPLIAEGEWAGWRLWQGSDPYEDLSGPYYSRVEPDGSVLAAFRAENKHMNGGGFMHGGCMLTFADYCLFVCGRHALADTHAVTVSLNAEFVGPAHVGDLIEGRGEVVRAGGSLVFLRGTISTGGRTIMTYSGVVKKTRARA, from the coding sequence ATGGCCGACGGCGAGGATCTTTTTCCCGACCGCCCGCTGATCGCCGAGGGCGAATGGGCCGGCTGGCGGCTATGGCAGGGCAGCGACCCCTATGAGGACCTGAGCGGACCCTACTATTCGCGCGTGGAGCCCGACGGGTCGGTGCTCGCCGCCTTCCGCGCCGAGAATAAGCACATGAACGGCGGCGGCTTCATGCACGGCGGCTGCATGCTGACCTTCGCCGATTACTGCCTGTTCGTCTGCGGCCGCCACGCCCTGGCCGACACCCACGCGGTGACTGTGTCGCTGAACGCCGAGTTCGTGGGACCGGCCCATGTGGGCGACCTGATCGAGGGCCGCGGCGAGGTGGTGCGGGCCGGCGGCTCCCTGGTGTTCCTGCGCGGGACCATTTCCACCGGCGGGCGGACGATCATGACCTATTCGGGGGTGGTGAAGAAAACCCGCGCGCGCGCCTAG
- a CDS encoding nickel/cobalt efflux transporter, with the protein MPDLAHLIAAGSANLWLFIPTAVLLGALHGLEPGHSKTMMAAFIIAVRGTVGQAVMLGLSATASHTLVVWLVALGGLWFGRNLNVETSEPWFQLASAIAIVSIAAWMIWRTAREARAAAHAHDHGHSHDHGHHDHDQCDHDHHHDHGFDPHALLEAAGEAQDAHEREHAAEIMSRFAGKPVTNGQIILFGLTGGLIPCPAAITVLLLCLQVKKIALGAVLVAGFSVGLALTMVTFGVVAAVGLRKATQRWQGLDGWMRRAPYLSGGLVMSLGLILGVRAAMALAG; encoded by the coding sequence ATGCCCGACCTCGCCCACCTGATCGCCGCCGGCTCGGCCAACCTCTGGCTGTTCATCCCGACCGCAGTGCTGCTCGGCGCCCTGCACGGCCTGGAGCCGGGCCATTCCAAGACCATGATGGCAGCCTTCATCATCGCCGTCCGCGGCACGGTGGGCCAGGCGGTGATGCTGGGCCTGTCGGCGACGGCGTCCCACACCCTGGTGGTCTGGTTGGTGGCCCTGGGCGGGCTCTGGTTCGGCCGCAATCTGAACGTCGAGACCAGCGAGCCCTGGTTCCAGCTGGCCTCGGCGATCGCCATCGTGTCGATCGCCGCCTGGATGATCTGGCGCACGGCGCGGGAGGCGAGGGCCGCCGCCCATGCCCATGATCATGGTCACAGCCACGATCATGGCCATCACGACCATGATCAATGCGACCATGACCACCATCACGACCACGGCTTCGACCCGCACGCCCTGCTCGAGGCGGCCGGCGAGGCCCAGGATGCGCACGAGCGCGAGCACGCCGCCGAGATCATGAGCCGCTTCGCCGGCAAGCCGGTGACCAATGGCCAGATCATCCTGTTCGGCCTGACCGGCGGGCTGATCCCATGCCCGGCGGCGATCACCGTGCTGCTGCTCTGCCTGCAGGTGAAGAAGATCGCCCTCGGCGCGGTTCTGGTTGCGGGCTTTTCGGTCGGCCTCGCCCTGACCATGGTCACCTTCGGCGTCGTCGCCGCGGTCGGCCTCAGAAAGGCGACGCAGCGCTGGCAGGGCCTGGATGGCTGGATGCGCCGTGCGCCCTATCTCTCCGGCGGCCTGGTGATGAGCCTTGGTTTGATCCTGGGCGTGCGGGCGGCGATGGCGCTGGCAGGCTAG
- the map gene encoding type I methionyl aminopeptidase, which produces MNDLALEASATRRGNGIKIHTPDEFEGMRRAGKLAAECLDMLTPHVKPGAVTDELDRLAREFILDHGALPACLFYRGYAKTLCISPNHVVCHGIPGSRTLRDGEIANIDVTVVVDGWHGDTSRMYLVGDVPTRARRLVDITYEALDRGLAAAKPGARLGDIGYAIQSYVEAQRCSVVRDFCGHGLGRVFHDNPNILHFGRRGEGAVLKPGMFFTIEPMVNLGKPQVKLLSDGWTAVTRDKSLSAQCEHSVGITEDGLEIFTLSPAGLYRPAAA; this is translated from the coding sequence ATGAACGATCTTGCCCTGGAAGCCTCCGCCACACGGCGCGGCAATGGCATCAAGATCCATACGCCCGACGAGTTCGAGGGCATGCGCCGCGCCGGCAAGCTGGCGGCGGAGTGCCTCGACATGCTGACCCCGCATGTGAAGCCGGGCGCGGTGACCGACGAGCTGGACCGGCTGGCGCGGGAGTTCATCCTCGACCACGGCGCCCTGCCCGCCTGCCTGTTCTATCGCGGCTACGCCAAGACCCTGTGCATTTCGCCCAACCACGTGGTCTGCCACGGCATTCCCGGCTCCAGGACCCTGCGCGACGGCGAGATCGCCAATATCGACGTGACCGTGGTGGTCGATGGCTGGCACGGCGACACCAGCCGCATGTACCTGGTGGGCGACGTTCCCACCCGCGCCCGGCGCCTGGTGGACATCACCTATGAGGCCCTTGACCGGGGCCTCGCCGCCGCCAAGCCTGGCGCGCGCCTGGGCGACATCGGCTATGCGATCCAGTCCTATGTGGAAGCCCAGCGCTGCTCGGTGGTGCGCGACTTCTGCGGCCACGGCCTGGGGCGCGTGTTCCACGACAATCCCAATATCCTGCATTTCGGCCGCCGCGGCGAAGGCGCGGTGCTGAAACCTGGCATGTTCTTCACCATCGAGCCGATGGTGAACCTCGGCAAGCCGCAGGTGAAGCTGCTCTCCGACGGCTGGACGGCGGTCACCCGCGACAAGTCGCTGTCGGCCCAGTGCGAGCATTCGGTGGGGATCACCGAGGACGGCCTCGAGATCTTCACCCTCTCGCCCGCCGGCCTCTACCGCCCGGCCGCCGCCTGA
- the radC gene encoding RadC family protein codes for MPDYELLELFLFRSIPRKDVKPLAKALLARFGDLGGVLGASIPELRAVSGIGEAVALDLKLLHEAAIRQGRAPVAKRPLIGSASQLHAYIRLALANEAREQFRVLFLDKKNQLIADEVMNHGTVDQAPVYPREVMRRALELSSSAVILLHNHPSGDPNPSSADVTMTRLVVEAGKPLGVTVHDHLIVGRQGVASLKGLGLF; via the coding sequence TTGCCCGACTATGAACTGCTCGAGCTTTTCCTGTTCCGCTCGATCCCGCGCAAAGACGTGAAGCCGCTGGCCAAAGCGCTGCTGGCCCGGTTCGGCGACCTGGGCGGGGTGCTGGGCGCCTCCATCCCCGAACTGCGCGCCGTCAGCGGTATCGGCGAGGCCGTGGCCCTGGACCTGAAGCTGCTGCACGAGGCGGCGATCCGGCAGGGCCGCGCGCCGGTGGCCAAGCGGCCCCTGATCGGCTCGGCCAGCCAACTGCACGCCTATATCCGGCTGGCCCTGGCCAATGAGGCGCGCGAGCAGTTCCGGGTGCTGTTCCTCGACAAAAAGAACCAGCTGATCGCCGACGAGGTGATGAACCACGGCACGGTCGACCAGGCGCCCGTCTATCCGCGCGAGGTGATGCGCCGGGCGCTTGAGCTCTCATCCAGCGCGGTGATCCTTCTGCACAACCACCCCTCCGGCGACCCGAACCCCTCGTCCGCCGACGTGACCATGACCAGGCTGGTGGTCGAGGCCGGCAAGCCCCTGGGCGTCACCGTGCACGACCACCTGATCGTCGGCCGGCAGGGCGTTGCGAGCCTGAAGGGGCTGGGGTTGTTCTAA
- a CDS encoding DUF3253 domain-containing protein — MRSPIEEAIFDLLKGLEPGKSVSPEQVARAVDAEGWRRMLGQVRATAIGLARQERLVITRHGKPADPDSFKGVYRLRLP, encoded by the coding sequence GTGCGTTCTCCCATCGAAGAGGCCATTTTCGACCTCCTGAAGGGGCTCGAACCCGGCAAGTCGGTCTCGCCCGAGCAGGTGGCGCGGGCGGTGGACGCCGAGGGCTGGCGGCGCATGCTGGGCCAGGTCCGCGCCACCGCCATCGGCCTCGCCCGCCAGGAGCGGCTGGTCATCACCCGCCATGGCAAGCCGGCCGACCCGGACAGTTTCAAAGGGGTGTATCGGCTGCGGCTGCCCTGA